One genomic region from Candidatus Xiphinematobacter sp. encodes:
- the ccsA gene encoding cytochrome c biogenesis protein CcsA, with translation MQIVVALWLSPERWEGIPLLLVRDKPLKRTCKLTEDRDIFSFETLRGNRILQLQIEKAWAARARDPGAKLPAMLKAADEVAARMSLLVGLTSGSLVRVLPNSSGDSASWSALAPLDPRFKYLRSTYISGNAASFEAAVSALKTSLMEEAPSCYTAGMFKIRLELLYQTIRPFRLAWILYLFGGVTLLLSSHSHFGVPSYLCARILTATGLLCQLVGFICRILIAGRPPVTNMYESVVWFAFGTVFFALLLEQIYHAHFFLAGAIPVATGALFLADRQPLFLTHSIQPLTAVLQSNFWLTTHVLIITLSYAAFAIAMGMGHIALWKVLLHQSTPHPLCGHIYRVLQVGIFLLAVGIFLGGIWANYSWGRFWDWDPKETWALVTLLAYLVLLHGRVARQWEGLGLAIGAIVCFLSVLMAWYGVNFLLGTGLHSYGFGVGGRAYVASAIGLDALFVISAVVRGRCWTASPSHC, from the coding sequence ATGCAAATAGTCGTTGCTCTTTGGCTATCTCCGGAGAGGTGGGAGGGAATACCACTCCTCCTGGTAAGGGATAAGCCTCTTAAGAGGACCTGTAAACTAACGGAAGATCGGGACATTTTCTCATTTGAAACCTTACGAGGAAATCGTATCCTGCAACTCCAGATTGAGAAAGCATGGGCTGCCCGCGCGCGCGACCCAGGAGCGAAACTCCCGGCCATGCTCAAAGCGGCAGATGAGGTTGCCGCCCGTATGTCACTCCTAGTAGGCTTGACTAGTGGTTCCCTCGTCCGGGTACTGCCCAATTCATCCGGAGACAGCGCCTCCTGGAGTGCGCTTGCTCCTCTTGATCCCCGCTTTAAATATTTGCGTTCTACCTACATTTCTGGGAATGCTGCGTCCTTCGAAGCCGCCGTTAGTGCTCTCAAAACCTCCCTCATGGAGGAGGCCCCCTCCTGCTATACAGCAGGAATGTTCAAGATTCGATTAGAACTTCTCTACCAGACTATTCGCCCGTTTCGTCTGGCATGGATTCTCTACTTATTCGGTGGCGTGACACTACTTCTCTCCTCCCATTCTCATTTTGGTGTCCCATCGTATCTATGTGCTCGAATACTAACCGCCACCGGTCTCTTATGCCAACTTGTTGGCTTTATCTGCCGTATCCTAATTGCCGGACGCCCTCCAGTTACCAACATGTACGAGTCAGTAGTCTGGTTTGCCTTTGGTACTGTTTTTTTCGCTTTGCTACTAGAGCAAATCTACCACGCCCATTTTTTTCTTGCTGGAGCTATCCCAGTTGCCACTGGGGCCCTCTTCCTTGCCGATAGGCAACCACTCTTTCTTACTCACTCTATTCAGCCTTTAACCGCAGTGCTGCAAAGCAATTTTTGGCTCACTACTCATGTCCTTATCATCACTCTTAGCTATGCCGCCTTTGCCATCGCTATGGGCATGGGCCATATTGCCTTATGGAAAGTCCTCCTCCATCAATCAACTCCCCACCCCCTCTGCGGACATATTTACCGCGTCCTACAAGTGGGCATCTTTTTGCTTGCTGTGGGAATTTTTCTTGGTGGCATATGGGCAAACTACTCTTGGGGGCGGTTTTGGGATTGGGATCCGAAGGAGACATGGGCTCTAGTCACGCTTCTCGCCTATCTAGTACTCCTTCATGGACGTGTTGCACGCCAATGGGAGGGGCTTGGACTAGCTATAGGCGCTATTGTCTGCTTTCTCTCCGTCCTAATGGCCTGGTATGGAGTTAATTTTCTACTTGGCACAGGCTTACACAGTTACGGATTTGGAGTGGGCGGACGTGCATATGTCGCCTCGGCAATCGGGCTAGATGCCCTGTTCGTCATCTCCGCAGTGGTTCGTGGCCGATGTTGGACTGCCTCTCCGTCACACTGCTAG
- a CDS encoding glutamate--tRNA ligase yields MLSEIRTRFAPSPTGYLHVGGARTALFNWIFSRKHGGKFVLRLEDTDEKRNVAESYGAVYDGLRWLGISWDEGPETGGGFGPYCQSQRNSIYESYFNRLEKVGVLYEEKGAFRFRSLRASIMVEDMVCGRVIFDMSNPLTHPDMTVRRSDGSWVFHFANVVDDIEMRITHVIRGEDHLSNTPKHVELYQALGTPPPMFAHIPLILNREGRKLSKRDSGMSIAAYAAQGYVPEGMLNYLTLLGWSPGGGREVLNFSEIQTLFDLESISRHNAIFDSDKCFWINRQHILQMTLERFTKLALPFIERRGIEYGSYKALLPVMAIVKEKIRLLCDVPDWASYFFTEEFTFDSSSVEKVLYSPNALHRLSVLKKIYEAMEDWNAAALEVKLRETAAELQCTPGDLIHPARVAVSGRSVGPSLYHMLEVIGKSRVLARFARALQKFT; encoded by the coding sequence ATGCTTTCTGAGATTCGCACTCGGTTTGCCCCATCACCCACCGGATATCTTCACGTAGGCGGAGCGAGGACTGCCCTATTTAACTGGATTTTTAGTCGCAAACATGGAGGTAAATTCGTCCTACGCTTAGAGGATACTGATGAAAAGCGTAATGTTGCCGAGAGTTATGGGGCAGTTTATGATGGATTGCGCTGGCTGGGAATTAGCTGGGATGAGGGGCCGGAAACCGGCGGTGGCTTCGGACCGTATTGTCAGAGTCAAAGGAACTCCATTTATGAGAGCTACTTTAACCGGCTTGAGAAGGTGGGTGTGCTATATGAGGAGAAAGGAGCCTTCCGGTTTCGCTCGCTACGTGCCTCCATTATGGTGGAAGACATGGTCTGCGGTCGGGTTATCTTTGACATGTCTAACCCTCTTACCCATCCGGACATGACCGTCAGACGTTCTGACGGTAGTTGGGTTTTCCATTTTGCGAATGTGGTAGACGATATAGAGATGAGGATTACTCATGTGATCCGAGGAGAAGATCATCTTTCCAATACACCGAAGCATGTCGAACTTTACCAGGCGTTAGGAACCCCCCCCCCCATGTTTGCACATATTCCTCTTATTCTAAACCGAGAAGGAAGGAAGCTAAGCAAACGAGACAGCGGCATGAGCATTGCTGCGTACGCCGCTCAAGGTTACGTTCCTGAGGGCATGCTTAACTATCTTACTCTACTGGGGTGGTCCCCTGGGGGCGGTCGGGAAGTTTTGAATTTTTCGGAAATTCAGACGCTCTTCGATTTAGAATCTATCAGTCGACATAACGCCATCTTCGACTCAGATAAATGCTTTTGGATAAATCGGCAGCACATTTTGCAAATGACGCTAGAACGCTTCACCAAACTTGCCCTCCCGTTTATAGAAAGAAGGGGCATTGAGTACGGTTCCTACAAGGCGCTTCTGCCAGTTATGGCTATCGTAAAGGAAAAGATCAGACTCCTGTGCGATGTCCCAGATTGGGCTAGCTATTTTTTTACAGAGGAATTCACTTTTGATTCGAGCAGTGTTGAAAAAGTTCTTTATAGCCCTAACGCTCTCCATCGTCTCAGCGTACTTAAGAAAATTTATGAAGCTATGGAGGATTGGAATGCTGCCGCGCTAGAAGTCAAACTTAGAGAGACTGCCGCAGAGCTGCAGTGTACTCCAGGAGATCTCATACATCCAGCTCGCGTTGCAGTCAGTGGTCGTTCCGTAGGGCCGAGCTTGTATCATATGCTAGAGGTTATTGGTAAGAGCCGTGTGTTAGCGCGTTTTGCAAGAGCGCTACAAAAGTTCACATGA
- the ispD gene encoding 2-C-methyl-D-erythritol 4-phosphate cytidylyltransferase → MATPNVVAIIVAAGASRRMGFDKLSAPLAGRPLLAHTLLAFEQCIHISRIVLVCTPSREDEFRHIARRYGVSKLVTFVSGGKERQDSVWNGLLAAEKSAKYLAVHDGARPLVTPLLIANCVRTAQRCGGACAAEPLTDTVHWADREKLLVKSIERKGAWRVQTPQVVLRNSLLDAYFQLMREGWSTTDEASILVRLGKRVVIEESMEWNFKVTVPQDLVLAEAVLAYRQGRSLEWKRRL, encoded by the coding sequence ATGGCTACACCCAACGTAGTAGCAATCATCGTTGCTGCAGGAGCAAGTCGACGCATGGGGTTCGATAAACTAAGCGCCCCACTAGCGGGGCGGCCCCTGCTTGCCCACACGCTACTTGCATTTGAACAGTGTATCCATATATCGAGAATAGTTCTGGTCTGCACCCCCTCAAGAGAGGACGAATTTCGTCATATCGCTAGAAGATATGGAGTTAGCAAATTGGTCACTTTTGTTTCTGGTGGCAAGGAGAGACAGGATTCCGTATGGAATGGACTTCTTGCAGCAGAGAAATCCGCTAAATATTTAGCAGTACACGATGGAGCACGTCCACTAGTTACTCCGCTCCTCATTGCTAACTGCGTTCGTACAGCCCAACGCTGTGGTGGAGCCTGTGCCGCCGAACCTCTTACGGATACCGTACACTGGGCGGATAGAGAGAAGCTACTGGTAAAATCCATTGAAAGAAAAGGGGCTTGGAGAGTACAAACCCCACAGGTTGTTCTCCGAAACAGTCTTTTGGATGCATATTTCCAACTGATGCGAGAAGGCTGGTCCACTACAGACGAAGCGTCTATCTTGGTTCGACTTGGAAAACGGGTCGTTATCGAGGAATCTATGGAGTGGAATTTCAAAGTCACAGTTCCCCAAGATCTTGTGTTGGCTGAGGCGGTACTAGCGTACCGCCAAGGAAGATCATTGGAGTGGAAACGGCGCCTCTAA
- a CDS encoding cytochrome c biogenesis protein ResB, giving the protein MRHSLIWKLVHFFGSLKLALILLATLAAACAFATFTESNFNIKLAQAIIYKAPWFTYWLALLCINLLAVTLTRWPWQRKHIGFITTHFGIIILLVGALIGSTWGFEGNVVLRVDAPTDQVVTNRSVVQVEGPADGQLYWTAFDAEMTPPSHRRLRRFPVPGTSLTIVANDLCTSLRREPELLAVPDAPPAILLEFSGPMAAVPIRVPLFLGFPSQKFDFFRLAGILFLSELPKRRSHVASESYMVFSHHPPVREISKENTGWEATLNPDGSILTLISPTNQSKTLKVSEHLGRSIQMNFATIRIEAFWPDFRICDGKPTTSSHLPKNPAVLLRISAPPKGINHPPLLEIAPHSNNGDNGFTLCYQLSRDGTVYASGSLTPGVSFHTGWGDWKAKLLDFLPSASLTVRLTPSLISAGVTGFQAYLQSKDGLRGPSAWVGPGVVTTLLHRDGVVCITYGLAVRHLPFNIRLRSFSVPRYEGTDIPSNYISLLDFQDDHTGIHKQAVSRMNHPASFPGGWWRTLTGWNYKFSQAQWNPTDLQETTLQVLYDPGWLLKWSGSFAICIGIFTMFYLTHKRL; this is encoded by the coding sequence ATGCGCCATTCTCTAATTTGGAAACTCGTCCACTTTTTTGGCTCCCTAAAGCTTGCCCTGATCCTTCTTGCTACACTGGCAGCTGCCTGCGCTTTTGCTACCTTCACTGAATCCAATTTCAATATTAAGCTTGCCCAAGCAATCATTTATAAGGCGCCTTGGTTTACGTATTGGTTAGCGCTACTCTGCATAAATCTCCTAGCGGTTACCCTTACTCGCTGGCCTTGGCAACGCAAGCATATTGGCTTCATAACCACACACTTTGGTATCATCATTCTTCTGGTCGGCGCTCTCATCGGTTCCACATGGGGATTTGAGGGGAATGTTGTCCTGCGAGTGGATGCTCCCACCGATCAAGTCGTTACCAATCGCAGTGTAGTCCAAGTGGAAGGCCCCGCTGATGGTCAATTATATTGGACAGCTTTCGATGCTGAAATGACTCCCCCTTCCCACAGGCGCCTACGTCGTTTTCCTGTGCCTGGTACCTCACTCACTATCGTAGCAAATGACCTATGTACTTCACTCCGTAGGGAGCCAGAGTTGCTTGCGGTACCGGATGCACCGCCAGCAATATTGCTGGAGTTTTCCGGACCCATGGCTGCTGTTCCAATCCGAGTCCCACTTTTTCTTGGATTTCCATCGCAAAAATTTGATTTCTTTCGCTTAGCTGGCATTTTGTTCCTTTCCGAGCTGCCAAAACGGAGGTCCCACGTTGCTTCAGAGTCTTACATGGTTTTCAGCCATCACCCACCCGTAAGGGAAATTTCTAAAGAAAATACCGGATGGGAAGCCACGCTCAACCCAGACGGCTCAATACTGACCCTCATCAGTCCCACTAACCAATCCAAAACTTTAAAGGTCTCTGAGCATCTCGGCCGATCCATCCAGATGAACTTTGCCACTATCCGCATAGAAGCTTTTTGGCCAGATTTCAGAATCTGTGATGGGAAACCTACCACCTCCTCTCACCTACCCAAGAACCCAGCAGTGCTTTTGCGCATCTCCGCCCCTCCGAAAGGCATTAACCACCCTCCATTGCTAGAAATCGCTCCTCATTCGAACAACGGAGACAACGGATTTACCCTGTGCTATCAATTGAGTCGTGACGGCACCGTCTATGCTTCCGGGAGCCTTACTCCTGGAGTCTCCTTCCACACCGGCTGGGGGGACTGGAAGGCCAAACTTTTGGATTTTCTCCCATCAGCTTCTCTTACCGTAAGGCTTACACCCTCTCTCATAAGCGCCGGAGTAACTGGCTTTCAAGCCTACCTTCAAAGCAAAGACGGCCTCCGCGGTCCCTCTGCATGGGTTGGGCCGGGAGTGGTAACTACACTTTTGCACCGAGATGGGGTGGTGTGCATTACCTACGGCCTAGCAGTGCGCCATCTTCCTTTCAACATTCGATTGAGAAGTTTTTCAGTTCCACGCTATGAGGGCACAGATATTCCCTCAAACTACATTTCGCTGCTGGACTTCCAAGATGATCATACCGGCATCCACAAACAAGCTGTATCAAGAATGAACCATCCTGCAAGCTTTCCTGGTGGGTGGTGGAGAACTCTTACCGGATGGAACTATAAATTTTCCCAGGCTCAGTGGAACCCAACCGATCTTCAAGAAACAACCCTCCAAGTGCTTTATGATCCAGGATGGCTTTTAAAATGGAGTGGTTCGTTCGCCATCTGCATTGGCATCTTTACAATGTTTTACCTTACCCACAAGCGGCTATGA
- a CDS encoding shikimate dehydrogenase has translation MITTVPHEFSAADLISNPEKFQEFFPPAKIAVFGDPVGHSRSPEMHNPALLESGIKAQYVRIHVRAEELSDSLRALAAAKWIGTNLTIPHKAAAIKLIDHVDHFAVLAGAINTVIVRKDGSLSGHNTDGLGLVRAVREEFHADIRDLKILILGACGGVGRSIAVQCALEGCERLVLANRSFEKIGPLKRQLEPLFQRGRHPFGSMGRLVATKMDSHALFDELPKTDLLINATSVGMVKSLDLRLVPRFLFTPHLMVLDSVYTNGGKTQLLLDAEAKGARATNGLSMLLHQGALSFEIWFNQPAPLEVMRRGLFSPAAV, from the coding sequence ATGATCACTACAGTTCCCCACGAGTTTTCTGCGGCAGACCTGATTTCCAACCCCGAAAAATTTCAAGAGTTTTTTCCCCCAGCCAAGATTGCTGTTTTTGGGGATCCCGTTGGTCACTCTCGGTCCCCAGAAATGCACAATCCTGCGCTTTTAGAGTCTGGAATAAAAGCTCAATACGTACGAATCCACGTGCGCGCGGAGGAGCTTTCCGATAGCCTGCGCGCTTTGGCCGCTGCCAAGTGGATTGGCACGAATCTCACTATTCCTCACAAAGCAGCGGCCATTAAGCTTATAGACCACGTGGACCATTTTGCTGTCCTTGCTGGTGCAATCAACACTGTCATAGTACGGAAAGATGGTAGCCTCAGTGGCCATAATACTGATGGCCTTGGTCTCGTACGAGCTGTACGCGAAGAATTTCATGCAGACATCAGGGACTTGAAAATTCTCATCCTGGGGGCCTGTGGAGGAGTGGGTCGATCAATCGCCGTACAGTGTGCTTTGGAAGGCTGTGAACGTCTTGTTCTTGCCAACCGGTCTTTCGAAAAGATAGGGCCACTGAAAAGGCAATTAGAGCCTCTCTTTCAGAGAGGCAGGCACCCTTTTGGCTCTATGGGACGCCTTGTGGCTACAAAGATGGACAGCCATGCCCTATTTGACGAACTACCCAAAACCGACCTGCTGATCAATGCCACTAGCGTCGGAATGGTTAAGAGCCTAGATCTTCGATTGGTCCCTAGATTCTTGTTTACTCCTCATTTAATGGTATTGGATAGTGTTTACACTAATGGAGGGAAAACACAACTTTTGCTAGATGCAGAGGCTAAAGGAGCGCGTGCGACCAATGGACTTTCTATGCTCCTTCATCAAGGGGCCCTTTCCTTTGAGATTTGGTTTAATCAACCAGCACCGCTTGAGGTCATGCGAAGAGGGCTTTTTTCTCCCGCCGCAGTATAA
- a CDS encoding ribonucleotide-diphosphate reductase subunit beta — protein MAVTIIQIGDRRFVLDRDKAEAAFAAKRVINGRRTMFFNILPLKYQWAYDLYKRMKANHWEPEDIPMQKDCEQWGDLATPEIEHWIIKMGIGYFSAAEGIVGDNVMHVVRELVTAPELKLVLGRHAHEENIHTDSLVYMISSLGINAHECEAMFEDIRTVRKKTDFVVNNSHKMRRSLDLTTRTNKQALAKNIFLFGQCVEGTQFFGLFGLILALYRNNKFPGIGQMFRYTLRDESNHIELLRNLLMDLVEENPEIWTETFRSDLRATMAEAVHLEKQFIQDCLPVHVVGLTDREFKLYIDYIGDRRLVECGLPPLNAPIANPLPWIAEMMDIKKEQNFFEGRVTDYQKSNVLVSSPDDEL, from the coding sequence ATGGCGGTTACCATAATCCAAATTGGAGACAGGCGCTTCGTGCTGGACCGCGACAAAGCTGAAGCGGCGTTTGCTGCCAAACGAGTTATCAACGGACGGAGAACGATGTTTTTCAATATTCTCCCTCTTAAGTACCAGTGGGCTTATGATCTATACAAGAGAATGAAAGCTAATCACTGGGAGCCGGAGGATATCCCCATGCAAAAGGATTGCGAACAGTGGGGAGACCTGGCTACTCCGGAGATTGAGCACTGGATCATTAAGATGGGTATCGGCTACTTTTCTGCAGCTGAGGGGATTGTTGGGGATAATGTCATGCATGTTGTTCGGGAGCTGGTGACGGCACCAGAGCTAAAACTGGTTCTGGGACGCCACGCTCATGAGGAGAATATCCACACCGACTCATTGGTGTATATGATCAGCTCCCTGGGAATCAATGCTCACGAATGTGAGGCGATGTTTGAGGATATTAGGACGGTCAGGAAAAAGACGGATTTTGTAGTAAATAACAGCCACAAAATGCGACGCAGTTTGGACCTGACAACTCGAACAAACAAGCAAGCATTGGCAAAAAACATTTTCCTCTTCGGACAGTGCGTAGAGGGGACGCAGTTTTTTGGCTTGTTTGGTCTTATTCTTGCTCTCTACCGCAACAATAAGTTTCCTGGCATTGGACAAATGTTCCGTTACACCCTGCGTGATGAGTCCAACCACATCGAACTGCTACGCAACCTGCTGATGGATCTCGTGGAAGAAAATCCGGAGATCTGGACAGAAACTTTTCGTTCAGACCTGAGGGCAACTATGGCCGAAGCTGTGCATCTGGAAAAGCAGTTTATTCAGGACTGTTTGCCAGTTCATGTGGTTGGTCTGACGGATCGGGAATTTAAGCTTTACATCGATTACATCGGAGACCGACGTCTTGTAGAGTGTGGATTACCCCCATTAAATGCGCCTATTGCCAATCCGTTGCCATGGATAGCCGAGATGATGGATATTAAAAAGGAGCAGAATTTCTTTGAGGGACGTGTTACCGATTACCAGAAATCTAATGTTTTGGTATCCTCCCCTGATGACGAACTTTAA
- the aspS gene encoding aspartate--tRNA ligase, whose amino-acid sequence MRYRTCSCGALRLTHVGIESTLCGWVDSRRDHGGVIFVDLRDREGKTQVVFRPEGGDAILKELAHSLHSEDIVQVVGRVTARLPGTENGKLVTGEIEVVASALKVFSRADVLPFLLDDSEIANEDLRLAYRYLDLRHSHMVRNLRLRHRLVQSTRLYMDSLGFLEVETPILTKSTPEGAREFLVPSRLHPGRFYALAQSPQQYKQLLMMGCIEKYFQIAKCFRDEDGRADRIIELTQIDVEASFVSRGDIFLLIEGLMERIFRDTLGVQIPTKFPHLTYRQAMDRFGSDKPDTRFGMELADISDIFHLSNFRVFRNVLDAGGCVKAINVKEGMSCTTIGRIEKLEQIARQHGARGISFVGAESRGWKSPIAKFFSHLERNMLTSRLCIEEGDLILFCADKWQTTCEALGKIRLYLSEALQLVTDTNRWDFAWIVDFPLLALDDTGERWVTVHHPFTRPKQEDFPLLDSGEFGQVRAESYDLVINGVEIGGGSLRIHEPDLQVRIFDVLGISPERQSLLFGHLLRAFQFGTPPHGGIAIGVDRLTMLLCKTPHIRDVIAFPKSSRGQDLLFSSPSTVEDYQLRELSIRLDGNPPPS is encoded by the coding sequence ATGAGGTATCGAACTTGTAGCTGTGGGGCGCTTCGTCTTACACATGTTGGTATCGAGTCTACGCTTTGTGGTTGGGTAGACTCTCGCCGCGACCATGGCGGCGTAATTTTTGTGGATCTTCGTGACCGGGAGGGAAAAACGCAGGTGGTTTTTCGTCCAGAAGGCGGCGATGCTATCCTTAAGGAATTAGCACACAGCTTACATTCCGAAGATATCGTTCAAGTGGTAGGAAGGGTGACTGCTCGTTTACCAGGTACGGAAAATGGGAAACTAGTTACTGGAGAAATTGAGGTCGTTGCCTCCGCACTCAAAGTGTTTAGCCGAGCAGATGTACTTCCGTTCCTTCTTGACGATTCGGAAATTGCTAATGAAGACCTTAGACTTGCTTATCGCTATCTTGATCTTAGACATTCTCACATGGTACGCAACCTCCGCCTGCGCCATCGTCTTGTACAGAGCACGCGCCTGTACATGGACTCGTTGGGGTTCTTAGAAGTAGAGACACCAATCTTGACTAAGAGCACCCCTGAGGGGGCGCGTGAGTTTTTAGTTCCTAGCCGTCTCCATCCAGGTCGCTTTTATGCTCTCGCTCAGTCTCCACAACAGTATAAACAGCTGCTTATGATGGGATGCATCGAAAAGTATTTTCAGATTGCAAAGTGTTTTCGCGACGAAGATGGTAGGGCAGACCGCATTATAGAACTCACACAGATAGACGTCGAAGCCTCTTTTGTAAGCCGTGGAGATATCTTCCTCCTCATTGAGGGGCTAATGGAAAGAATTTTTCGAGACACACTAGGGGTACAAATTCCAACTAAATTCCCCCATCTGACCTATCGGCAGGCCATGGACCGCTTCGGAAGTGACAAGCCAGATACGCGGTTCGGTATGGAGTTGGCAGATATAAGTGACATTTTCCATCTGAGTAATTTTAGAGTGTTTCGCAACGTCTTGGATGCTGGAGGTTGTGTCAAAGCAATTAACGTTAAGGAAGGGATGTCCTGTACTACCATCGGTCGAATTGAAAAGCTTGAGCAAATTGCCCGCCAGCATGGGGCCCGGGGGATCTCCTTTGTTGGTGCAGAAAGTAGAGGGTGGAAATCCCCCATTGCAAAATTCTTTTCCCATTTGGAAAGAAATATGCTCACCAGCCGTCTATGTATTGAAGAGGGGGACCTCATTCTCTTTTGTGCAGACAAATGGCAGACTACCTGCGAGGCGTTGGGGAAAATCCGCCTCTACTTGTCAGAGGCCTTGCAACTAGTCACGGATACAAACCGCTGGGACTTTGCATGGATAGTGGATTTTCCTTTACTGGCTTTAGACGATACAGGAGAGAGATGGGTAACAGTACATCACCCCTTCACACGTCCTAAACAAGAAGATTTTCCTCTGCTGGATTCCGGAGAGTTTGGCCAGGTACGTGCAGAGTCCTATGATCTAGTAATTAATGGAGTTGAGATTGGTGGAGGGAGTCTAAGAATCCACGAACCGGATTTGCAGGTTAGAATCTTTGATGTGCTAGGGATATCTCCAGAGAGGCAGAGTCTACTTTTTGGTCATCTCTTGCGTGCTTTCCAATTTGGAACCCCACCTCATGGTGGTATTGCGATTGGAGTGGACCGACTAACAATGCTCCTGTGTAAGACTCCCCATATTCGGGATGTTATTGCCTTCCCAAAAAGCAGCCGTGGTCAGGATCTCCTCTTCTCCTCTCCTTCTACAGTAGAAGATTATCAATTGCGGGAACTTTCCATTCGACTGGACGGAAATCCACCCCCGTCTTAA
- the hisS gene encoding histidine--tRNA ligase: protein MQVLPGFRDFYPLDMAKRNYLFSTLRQVVLNYGFVEVDGPTLESSDLYRRKGGGELIEQLYQFIDKGGRAVAIRPEMTLTVARMAARAGKQYRKPMKWFSMGSFFRHERQQRGRLREFAQLNCDLIGEASSAADAELLALVIDCLRAFGFGPRDFVVRLSNRTAWLHFCQGEGVRAEQVGEFLQEVDKMERYPAGEIAKKLARFGVGLQAVRNFVQSKAPAYFSEVLDDLSARGLSEYVEIDLGIVRGLLYYTGIVFEVFDQKKCLRAIAGGGRYDQLISAVSNGRVILPAIGFGIGDVVLGELIETVPVAVEKMRVALASQSGCEVFVVIAEENRRKQALRVVQLLREQGTSVDFSLGIARIEKQFRHAQQLGARYVVIVGREWPRVKLQRSARHEAFVCSYEKLAEHLKTEHPVAY, encoded by the coding sequence ATGCAGGTACTTCCAGGATTTCGTGACTTTTATCCCTTGGACATGGCGAAAAGGAATTACCTTTTTTCTACCCTACGACAGGTTGTTCTTAATTACGGATTCGTAGAGGTAGATGGTCCCACACTGGAAAGTAGCGACCTTTATAGAAGGAAGGGTGGTGGCGAGCTGATAGAGCAACTCTATCAGTTTATAGATAAAGGAGGTAGGGCAGTAGCCATACGACCAGAAATGACGCTCACAGTAGCTCGCATGGCTGCGAGGGCTGGAAAACAGTACCGTAAGCCCATGAAGTGGTTTAGCATGGGCAGTTTTTTTCGTCATGAGCGGCAACAAAGAGGGAGGTTGCGAGAATTCGCTCAGCTAAACTGTGACCTCATTGGTGAAGCTTCGTCTGCCGCAGACGCCGAGCTTCTCGCGCTGGTCATTGACTGCCTCCGCGCGTTCGGATTCGGCCCGCGCGATTTTGTTGTGCGACTTAGCAATCGCACGGCGTGGCTCCATTTCTGCCAAGGTGAAGGGGTTCGGGCGGAGCAGGTGGGGGAATTTCTCCAAGAGGTAGATAAAATGGAGCGCTACCCCGCAGGGGAAATTGCTAAAAAACTTGCAAGATTCGGGGTAGGTCTACAGGCAGTGCGTAATTTTGTCCAGTCAAAAGCTCCAGCCTATTTTAGCGAAGTGCTTGATGATCTCTCTGCCCGCGGGCTTTCCGAATACGTAGAAATTGATTTAGGGATTGTGCGGGGCTTGCTTTACTACACTGGAATAGTATTCGAGGTATTCGATCAAAAGAAATGCCTACGAGCTATAGCTGGCGGAGGACGATATGATCAGCTGATTTCTGCCGTGAGCAACGGAAGGGTAATTCTTCCTGCAATAGGATTTGGAATCGGGGACGTGGTACTTGGAGAATTAATCGAAACAGTCCCAGTCGCCGTTGAAAAAATGCGTGTTGCCTTGGCCTCTCAATCAGGATGCGAAGTCTTTGTAGTTATTGCTGAAGAAAATCGAAGAAAGCAGGCGCTACGGGTAGTTCAGCTCTTACGAGAGCAGGGAACAAGTGTAGACTTCTCACTAGGGATAGCGCGTATCGAGAAGCAGTTCCGGCATGCGCAGCAACTAGGAGCTCGGTATGTCGTCATTGTCGGAAGAGAGTGGCCCCGGGTCAAATTGCAACGGTCAGCTCGCCATGAGGCATTTGTCTGCTCATATGAAAAACTTGCAGAGCATCTGAAAACTGAGCATCCTGTCGCTTACTAA